AAAAAGGCAGGCTTTATATACAGCGCACTTGATTTTACCGGATATCGTAGCGGTGCAATGAATGAAGTCTTGTAGGAATAATCTCACTGAAAAAATAAAGGCCCTGCATATGATGCAGAGCCTTTATTTTTAAATATTTCACCTTTTTTGCTAATCGACAATCTGAGGTATCAACTCCGTTTCAAGCTCTTCACCTGAAAATTCAAAGTCTTCGTCTACATTGAGGGTTTGATTTGCCTCAAGTCGATTTTTTGCCTGATTTAGCATCCTTTTGAAAGTTGCGTTATCAGGGTCTCTCTCCAGAGCTTCCTTCATTTTTTCAATGGCAAGCTCTTCTCGGTTACCGAGCATATAAAGCTCGTGTCTTAGTACACTCAGACGCCACTCCCACGGAAACAATTCAAGGCAAAGGTCTACAAACTCTATTGCCGACTCAAGGCGTAATTCACGCATTTGGCTTAGCGTTTCAAGCTCCTGGGCATGTTCCTCAGGCTCACTTTCCTTGAGCTTTTGAATACTATCGTCAAGTATCCTGATCTCCTCGTGAAATTGCGAGCTTGTGTTGGCAAGAAACATCAGATAACTTGAGGCTGTTCTATATGATGTTGAGGTAAGTAAGGTTGCTTCTTCGCCCAGACTTCTGAATTGATACACGTTGTTCAGGAGATATCTGGTGCGTTCGATATCAACCTTCATATTTTCTTTGGAAACAGGTTCGGGCACAACACGATGCACAAACCCCTGTGTTTTAAGATAGGGCTCCAACCCTATAAGATTGTTCCTACCAACAGACATGGAAATGTAAATCGGTTTTTTCCATGCGTTTGCGTCAATTATGTGCAGAAGCATCCTGTCCTGAATCCGCAAATGATTGTGTACCTGAAATCCCGGAAATTCAACCGTGATACCTGCTCTTCTCAGAGAAATGTTGGTACTCCGGGCATAAGGGTTTTGAATAAATTTTAAACTGTCAATTTCCTCATCTGTAAACCTGATCGGTACTTTTGGCTCAAGATCCTTAATTTGTTTAATATACCACCCTGTATTGAGAAGACTCAGATTAACCACCCGTACATCGGTGCGGATACCGTACGCTTCCTGAAGTGCCCACAGGGGATAGGTATCATTGTCTCCTGTGGTGATGAGTATCCCGTTTTCTTCACAGCTCATAAGAAGATTATAGGCATAATCAAACGCTACCCAGTCATTGCTCCTGTTGTTCAGGGAGTAGTTGGTTGTAAGTGGTATAGCGGGTGAAGCTATCAGCAGCAATGCGCAAACCGGGGCCAGTGTTGAGCGCATCATCTGGTCTTTTGAAGAGAAAAGTTTGTGAAGCAAACATGATGCTGCTATACCGATCCACATACCAAAAAACATAAATCCTGCGGTGAAAAAGTAATCACGAATCCTAACTTCACGATGAACTAAGGGCATAGAACCTGGCCGGCCAGCTTCAATCCACTGCTCATACATAGCTCTCTCAGGGCGTGTCCCGTCAGCAAAATTCATGTAAAAAACCATGCCTATGGTGGTAACCATAACAAGAGAAATCAGGAAAATGGCAATCGGACGGTTTTTCTTGAAAAGATAGTACCAACCGTACAGCATTAAAAATGTTGGAAGAAGGTAGGTAAGCAGCTTGCTCATACCCGCACCAAAACCATTTTTAAAGAAACTTACTGCTGTGTCATATTCACCAAGTCTGAAAAATTGTGTAAGGTGGAAACCTCCATATCCCATATGTTCATCAATACCAAACTGCGTTCCCAGAGCACCACGACGCCAGAACATACGACGCAACATGCTTTCATTGCCATACTGTCTCCGCTCCAGAAAATCTATAAGTGTATCCAGATTATCGGGATGATTCATGTTGATTATTGGTTCTAAGGCAGAGCGTATTGGAATAAAGGTATGTACGGAGTATCCAAGGATTGCAAAAAATCCCATCCAGAAGCAAAGGCGCCATTTGTACTGATGTTCGCCACCGCCCACAAATGCCATTA
The genomic region above belongs to Chitinispirillum alkaliphilum and contains:
- a CDS encoding putative membrane protein, with product MEQAHSKLNRIIAIGVFVAAFIAFFTTVAPTVAFWDCGEYIAAGHSLGIAHPPGNPFFVLLMRVSSMAFQFFDDVGYRMNLTIVLASAMTAVFIYLAAVRVIISFTGIPDSLNKKITVYTGGITAALFAVFGYTFWFSAVETSVYNVSMLVIAICTWLMLVWHQSTNPLRDRILVLVTFLAFLGISIHMYTMVVLPSAFLFMILVDEEKRYDWRLWTTGLLMASVLHSLSSFIVVGPVVTITLALMAFVGGGEHQYKWRLCFWMGFFAILGYSVHTFIPIRSALEPIINMNHPDNLDTLIDFLERRQYGNESMLRRMFWRRGALGTQFGIDEHMGYGGFHLTQFFRLGEYDTAVSFFKNGFGAGMSKLLTYLLPTFLMLYGWYYLFKKNRPIAIFLISLVMVTTIGMVFYMNFADGTRPERAMYEQWIEAGRPGSMPLVHREVRIRDYFFTAGFMFFGMWIGIAASCLLHKLFSSKDQMMRSTLAPVCALLLIASPAIPLTTNYSLNNRSNDWVAFDYAYNLLMSCEENGILITTGDNDTYPLWALQEAYGIRTDVRVVNLSLLNTGWYIKQIKDLEPKVPIRFTDEEIDSLKFIQNPYARSTNISLRRAGITVEFPGFQVHNHLRIQDRMLLHIIDANAWKKPIYISMSVGRNNLIGLEPYLKTQGFVHRVVPEPVSKENMKVDIERTRYLLNNVYQFRSLGEEATLLTSTSYRTASSYLMFLANTSSQFHEEIRILDDSIQKLKESEPEEHAQELETLSQMRELRLESAIEFVDLCLELFPWEWRLSVLRHELYMLGNREELAIEKMKEALERDPDNATFKRMLNQAKNRLEANQTLNVDEDFEFSGEELETELIPQIVD